In Mercurialis annua linkage group LG6, ddMerAnnu1.2, whole genome shotgun sequence, the following are encoded in one genomic region:
- the LOC126686684 gene encoding auxin response factor 2-like isoform X5, with amino-acid sequence MASPFHANPTTTVTHIMIKYCMLFEWTARHLSDSSSSSSSSSSSTATATASTNQRIKEREMGKGNRSKVGHREAKGSNNAATKSRKCGRDTLPPNHHHVDKDDLYKELWQACAGPLVYVPQAGERVVYFPQGHMEQVEAFMNLDTKTEMPPYNLPSKIFCRVLNVQLKAEAGTDEVFAQITLLPEAKQEIVSLLDGNSLTLSRKTCTRSFSKKLTSSDTSTHGGFSVLKRHAEECLPSMDMSGEPPEQKLYAKDVHGYDWCFRHVFRGQPKRHLLTTGWSTFVTSKKLLPGDAFIFLRGENEELRIGVRRAMKQQNNASTSVISACSMQHGILATAVHAINTGTMFMVYFHPWTSPTEFIIPLDQYLESAEIDYSVGTRFRMLFEGEECSEQRIDSFEGSIISSEDVDQFRWPNSEWRSLKVKWDDTSEGLTRPDRVSPWTVEPIEPIKKHTSPLHPSKKARSIDASLSGFPSMIKAGILHGPVENATPNLLGVLQGQEKRDTCVNRFGAHETSILSQLIPQNTEPNNKTLGLENQLCSAMHGAFHPCPSGTILFSGGNLTISDLRNGCRPPLSSYGIPENAIVGTKFSILNVNSCDSGSQGSRTLKLKDANEIPHAPPKGGGRYKLFGVDLDKNPPELPSSQVSTYSDHESLFSPSPMSQSSVSEPSKSTSAATNSDSQCKNCSATDLSCTKVLKYGAAGRLIDLTRFNGLAGNIR; translated from the exons ATGGCCTCTCCATTCCATGCCAACCCAACAACGACAGTGACCCACATCATGATTAAATA TTGCATGTTATTTGAGTGGACTGCGAGACACCTGAGTGATTCGTCGTCgtcgtcatcatcatcatcatcaagtACTGCTACTGCTACTGCTAGTACGA ATCAGAGAATTAAGGAGAGGGAAATGGGCAAGGGAAATAGAAGTAAAGTTGGTCATCGTGAAGCAAAAGGATCAAACAATGCTGCGACCAAATCAAGAAAGTGTGGCAGGGACACCTTGCCTCCTAACCACCATCATG TTGACAAGGATGACTTATACAAGGAATTATGGCAGGCATGTGCCGGCCCTCTTGTTTATGTTCCTCAGGCTGGGGAGAGGGTTGTCTACTTTCCCCAGGGGCACATGGAACAG GTAGAGGCATTCATGAACCTAGATACTAAAACCGAAATGCCTCCCTACAATTTACCTTCGAAGATCTTCTGCAGGGTTCTTAATGTGCAACTGAAG GCGGAAGCTGGAACAGACGAGGTGTTTGCCCAAATAACTTTGCTTCCAGAGGCGAAG CAAGAAATAGTAAGCTTATTGGACGGAAATTCTCTGACTTTGTCTCGCAAAACTTGTACTCGATCCTTCAGCAAGAAACTCACATCATCTGACACGAGCACACATGGAGGATTCTCTGTTCTAAAGCGGCATGCAGAGGAGTGCCTTCCATCCATG GATATGTCTGGAGAGCCCCCAGAACAAAAGCTTTATGCAAAAGACGTGCATGGTTACGACTGGTGCTTCCGACATGTATTTCGGG GTCAGCCAAAGAGGCACTTGCTAACTACTGGTTGGAGCACATTTGTTACTTCAAAAAAACTTCTTCCGGGGGATGCTTTTATCTTCCTTAG GGGAGAAAATGAAGAACTTCGCATAGGGGTCCGTCGTGCAATGAAACAACAGAACAATGCATCAACCAGTGTCATCTCAGCTTGTAGCATGCAGCATGGTATATTGGCTACGGCTGTCCATGCCATCAACACTGGGACCATGTTTATGGTGTACTTCCATCCGTG GACAAGTCCCACGGAATTCATCATTCCTCTTGATCAGTACTTGGAGTCGGCAGAAATTGACTATTCTGTTGGGACAAGGTTCAGAATGCTGTTTGAAGGAGAAGAGTGTTCAGAACAGAG GATTGACAGCTTTGAAGGCAGCATCATTAGCAGTGAAGACGTTGATCAATTTCGGTGGCCCAATTCAGAATGGAGAAGTCTTAag GTAAAATGGGACGACACGTCTGAAGGACTTACACGTCCGGATAGAGTTTCTCCTTGGACAGTTGAACCAATAGAACCCATAAAGAAACATACTTCTCCTCTACACCCATCAAAGAAGGCGCGTTCTATAGATGCATCACTGTCTGGGTTTCCCAGCATGATCAAAGCCG GCATTTTGCATGGCCCAGTTGAAAATGCAACCCCAAATCTCTTGGGGGTCTTGCAAGGTCAAGAAAAGAGGGACACTTGTGTTAACAGATTTGGCGCACATGAAACTTCGATACTCTCACAATTGATTCCTCAAAATACTGAACCAAATAACAAAACGTTAGGGTTGGAGAATCAGTTGTGCTCTGCAATGCATGGCGCGTTTCATCCTTGTCCTAGTGGTACAATATTATTTTCTGGTGGAAACTTAACAATCTCGGATCTTCGTAATGGCTGTCGCCCTCCCCTCAGCTCTTATGGGATTCCTGAAAATGCCATAGTAGGCACAAAATTTTCTATTCTGAATGTCAACTCTTGCGATTCGGGGTCTCAAGGTTCAAGAACTTTGAAACTGAAGGACGCAAACGAAATTCCACACGCTCCACCAAAAGGTGGCGGCAGGTACAAGCTTTTCGGAGTTGATTTAGATAAAAATCCACCGGAGCTCCCTTCATCACAAGTTTCTACTTATAGTGATCATGAAAGTCTCTTTTCTCCCTCTCCAATGTCCCAATCCAGCGTTTCCGAGCCATCTAAGAGTACATCTGCAGCCACTAACTCAGACAGTCAATGCAAGAACTGTTCTGCCACTGATCTGTCTTGCACAAAG GTGCTTAAATATGGAGCTGCTGGAAGATTAATCGACCTTACCAGGTTTAACGG GTTGGCAGGTAACATACGATGA
- the LOC126686684 gene encoding auxin response factor 2-like isoform X6, producing MASPFHANPTTTVTHIMIKYCMLFEWTARHLSDSSSSSSSSSSSTATATASTNQRIKEREMGKGNRSKVGHREAKGSNNAATKSRKCGRDTLPPNHHHVDKDDLYKELWQACAGPLVYVPQAGERVVYFPQGHMEQVEAFMNLDTKTEMPPYNLPSKIFCRVLNVQLKAEAGTDEVFAQITLLPEAKQEIVSLLDGNSLTLSRKTCTRSFSKKLTSSDTSTHGGFSVLKRHAEECLPSMDMSGEPPEQKLYAKDVHGYDWCFRHVFRGQPKRHLLTTGWSTFVTSKKLLPGDAFIFLRGENEELRIGVRRAMKQQNNASTSVISACSMQHGILATAVHAINTGTMFMVYFHPWTSPTEFIIPLDQYLESAEIDYSVGTRFRMLFEGEECSEQRIDSFEGSIISSEDVDQFRWPNSEWRSLKVKWDDTSEGLTRPDRVSPWTVEPIEPIKKHTSPLHPSKKARSIDASLSGFPSMIKAGILHGPVENATPNLLGVLQGQEKRDTCVNRFGAHETSILSQLIPQNTEPNNKTLGLENQLCSAMHGAFHPCPSGTILFSGGNLTISDLRNGCRPPLSSYGIPENAIVGTKFSILNVNSCDSGSQGSRTLKLKDANEIPHAPPKGGGRYKLFGVDLDKNPPELPSSQVSTYSDHESLFSPSPMSQSSVSEPSKSTSAATNSDSQCKNCSATDLSCTKVLKYGAAGRLIDLTRFNG from the exons ATGGCCTCTCCATTCCATGCCAACCCAACAACGACAGTGACCCACATCATGATTAAATA TTGCATGTTATTTGAGTGGACTGCGAGACACCTGAGTGATTCGTCGTCgtcgtcatcatcatcatcatcaagtACTGCTACTGCTACTGCTAGTACGA ATCAGAGAATTAAGGAGAGGGAAATGGGCAAGGGAAATAGAAGTAAAGTTGGTCATCGTGAAGCAAAAGGATCAAACAATGCTGCGACCAAATCAAGAAAGTGTGGCAGGGACACCTTGCCTCCTAACCACCATCATG TTGACAAGGATGACTTATACAAGGAATTATGGCAGGCATGTGCCGGCCCTCTTGTTTATGTTCCTCAGGCTGGGGAGAGGGTTGTCTACTTTCCCCAGGGGCACATGGAACAG GTAGAGGCATTCATGAACCTAGATACTAAAACCGAAATGCCTCCCTACAATTTACCTTCGAAGATCTTCTGCAGGGTTCTTAATGTGCAACTGAAG GCGGAAGCTGGAACAGACGAGGTGTTTGCCCAAATAACTTTGCTTCCAGAGGCGAAG CAAGAAATAGTAAGCTTATTGGACGGAAATTCTCTGACTTTGTCTCGCAAAACTTGTACTCGATCCTTCAGCAAGAAACTCACATCATCTGACACGAGCACACATGGAGGATTCTCTGTTCTAAAGCGGCATGCAGAGGAGTGCCTTCCATCCATG GATATGTCTGGAGAGCCCCCAGAACAAAAGCTTTATGCAAAAGACGTGCATGGTTACGACTGGTGCTTCCGACATGTATTTCGGG GTCAGCCAAAGAGGCACTTGCTAACTACTGGTTGGAGCACATTTGTTACTTCAAAAAAACTTCTTCCGGGGGATGCTTTTATCTTCCTTAG GGGAGAAAATGAAGAACTTCGCATAGGGGTCCGTCGTGCAATGAAACAACAGAACAATGCATCAACCAGTGTCATCTCAGCTTGTAGCATGCAGCATGGTATATTGGCTACGGCTGTCCATGCCATCAACACTGGGACCATGTTTATGGTGTACTTCCATCCGTG GACAAGTCCCACGGAATTCATCATTCCTCTTGATCAGTACTTGGAGTCGGCAGAAATTGACTATTCTGTTGGGACAAGGTTCAGAATGCTGTTTGAAGGAGAAGAGTGTTCAGAACAGAG GATTGACAGCTTTGAAGGCAGCATCATTAGCAGTGAAGACGTTGATCAATTTCGGTGGCCCAATTCAGAATGGAGAAGTCTTAag GTAAAATGGGACGACACGTCTGAAGGACTTACACGTCCGGATAGAGTTTCTCCTTGGACAGTTGAACCAATAGAACCCATAAAGAAACATACTTCTCCTCTACACCCATCAAAGAAGGCGCGTTCTATAGATGCATCACTGTCTGGGTTTCCCAGCATGATCAAAGCCG GCATTTTGCATGGCCCAGTTGAAAATGCAACCCCAAATCTCTTGGGGGTCTTGCAAGGTCAAGAAAAGAGGGACACTTGTGTTAACAGATTTGGCGCACATGAAACTTCGATACTCTCACAATTGATTCCTCAAAATACTGAACCAAATAACAAAACGTTAGGGTTGGAGAATCAGTTGTGCTCTGCAATGCATGGCGCGTTTCATCCTTGTCCTAGTGGTACAATATTATTTTCTGGTGGAAACTTAACAATCTCGGATCTTCGTAATGGCTGTCGCCCTCCCCTCAGCTCTTATGGGATTCCTGAAAATGCCATAGTAGGCACAAAATTTTCTATTCTGAATGTCAACTCTTGCGATTCGGGGTCTCAAGGTTCAAGAACTTTGAAACTGAAGGACGCAAACGAAATTCCACACGCTCCACCAAAAGGTGGCGGCAGGTACAAGCTTTTCGGAGTTGATTTAGATAAAAATCCACCGGAGCTCCCTTCATCACAAGTTTCTACTTATAGTGATCATGAAAGTCTCTTTTCTCCCTCTCCAATGTCCCAATCCAGCGTTTCCGAGCCATCTAAGAGTACATCTGCAGCCACTAACTCAGACAGTCAATGCAAGAACTGTTCTGCCACTGATCTGTCTTGCACAAAG GTGCTTAAATATGGAGCTGCTGGAAGATTAATCGACCTTACCAGGTTTAACGG GTAA
- the LOC126686684 gene encoding auxin response factor 2B-like isoform X1, with translation MASPFHANPTTTVTHIMIKYCMLFEWTARHLSDSSSSSSSSSSSTATATASTNQRIKEREMGKGNRSKVGHREAKGSNNAATKSRKCGRDTLPPNHHHVDKDDLYKELWQACAGPLVYVPQAGERVVYFPQGHMEQVEAFMNLDTKTEMPPYNLPSKIFCRVLNVQLKAEAGTDEVFAQITLLPEAKQEIVSLLDGNSLTLSRKTCTRSFSKKLTSSDTSTHGGFSVLKRHAEECLPSMDMSGEPPEQKLYAKDVHGYDWCFRHVFRGQPKRHLLTTGWSTFVTSKKLLPGDAFIFLRGENEELRIGVRRAMKQQNNASTSVISACSMQHGILATAVHAINTGTMFMVYFHPWTSPTEFIIPLDQYLESAEIDYSVGTRFRMLFEGEECSEQRIDSFEGSIISSEDVDQFRWPNSEWRSLKVKWDDTSEGLTRPDRVSPWTVEPIEPIKKHTSPLHPSKKARSIDASLSGFPSMIKAGILHGPVENATPNLLGVLQGQEKRDTCVNRFGAHETSILSQLIPQNTEPNNKTLGLENQLCSAMHGAFHPCPSGTILFSGGNLTISDLRNGCRPPLSSYGIPENAIVGTKFSILNVNSCDSGSQGSRTLKLKDANEIPHAPPKGGGRYKLFGVDLDKNPPELPSSQVSTYSDHESLFSPSPMSQSSVSEPSKSTSAATNSDSQCKNCSATDLSCTKVLKYGAAGRLIDLTRFNGYGELIRELDQIFDFNGSLIDERTGWQVTYDDEGDLMLVGDCPWKKFQRTVRRMVICQKKDIGRLNPSSPNGVYV, from the exons ATGGCCTCTCCATTCCATGCCAACCCAACAACGACAGTGACCCACATCATGATTAAATA TTGCATGTTATTTGAGTGGACTGCGAGACACCTGAGTGATTCGTCGTCgtcgtcatcatcatcatcatcaagtACTGCTACTGCTACTGCTAGTACGA ATCAGAGAATTAAGGAGAGGGAAATGGGCAAGGGAAATAGAAGTAAAGTTGGTCATCGTGAAGCAAAAGGATCAAACAATGCTGCGACCAAATCAAGAAAGTGTGGCAGGGACACCTTGCCTCCTAACCACCATCATG TTGACAAGGATGACTTATACAAGGAATTATGGCAGGCATGTGCCGGCCCTCTTGTTTATGTTCCTCAGGCTGGGGAGAGGGTTGTCTACTTTCCCCAGGGGCACATGGAACAG GTAGAGGCATTCATGAACCTAGATACTAAAACCGAAATGCCTCCCTACAATTTACCTTCGAAGATCTTCTGCAGGGTTCTTAATGTGCAACTGAAG GCGGAAGCTGGAACAGACGAGGTGTTTGCCCAAATAACTTTGCTTCCAGAGGCGAAG CAAGAAATAGTAAGCTTATTGGACGGAAATTCTCTGACTTTGTCTCGCAAAACTTGTACTCGATCCTTCAGCAAGAAACTCACATCATCTGACACGAGCACACATGGAGGATTCTCTGTTCTAAAGCGGCATGCAGAGGAGTGCCTTCCATCCATG GATATGTCTGGAGAGCCCCCAGAACAAAAGCTTTATGCAAAAGACGTGCATGGTTACGACTGGTGCTTCCGACATGTATTTCGGG GTCAGCCAAAGAGGCACTTGCTAACTACTGGTTGGAGCACATTTGTTACTTCAAAAAAACTTCTTCCGGGGGATGCTTTTATCTTCCTTAG GGGAGAAAATGAAGAACTTCGCATAGGGGTCCGTCGTGCAATGAAACAACAGAACAATGCATCAACCAGTGTCATCTCAGCTTGTAGCATGCAGCATGGTATATTGGCTACGGCTGTCCATGCCATCAACACTGGGACCATGTTTATGGTGTACTTCCATCCGTG GACAAGTCCCACGGAATTCATCATTCCTCTTGATCAGTACTTGGAGTCGGCAGAAATTGACTATTCTGTTGGGACAAGGTTCAGAATGCTGTTTGAAGGAGAAGAGTGTTCAGAACAGAG GATTGACAGCTTTGAAGGCAGCATCATTAGCAGTGAAGACGTTGATCAATTTCGGTGGCCCAATTCAGAATGGAGAAGTCTTAag GTAAAATGGGACGACACGTCTGAAGGACTTACACGTCCGGATAGAGTTTCTCCTTGGACAGTTGAACCAATAGAACCCATAAAGAAACATACTTCTCCTCTACACCCATCAAAGAAGGCGCGTTCTATAGATGCATCACTGTCTGGGTTTCCCAGCATGATCAAAGCCG GCATTTTGCATGGCCCAGTTGAAAATGCAACCCCAAATCTCTTGGGGGTCTTGCAAGGTCAAGAAAAGAGGGACACTTGTGTTAACAGATTTGGCGCACATGAAACTTCGATACTCTCACAATTGATTCCTCAAAATACTGAACCAAATAACAAAACGTTAGGGTTGGAGAATCAGTTGTGCTCTGCAATGCATGGCGCGTTTCATCCTTGTCCTAGTGGTACAATATTATTTTCTGGTGGAAACTTAACAATCTCGGATCTTCGTAATGGCTGTCGCCCTCCCCTCAGCTCTTATGGGATTCCTGAAAATGCCATAGTAGGCACAAAATTTTCTATTCTGAATGTCAACTCTTGCGATTCGGGGTCTCAAGGTTCAAGAACTTTGAAACTGAAGGACGCAAACGAAATTCCACACGCTCCACCAAAAGGTGGCGGCAGGTACAAGCTTTTCGGAGTTGATTTAGATAAAAATCCACCGGAGCTCCCTTCATCACAAGTTTCTACTTATAGTGATCATGAAAGTCTCTTTTCTCCCTCTCCAATGTCCCAATCCAGCGTTTCCGAGCCATCTAAGAGTACATCTGCAGCCACTAACTCAGACAGTCAATGCAAGAACTGTTCTGCCACTGATCTGTCTTGCACAAAG GTGCTTAAATATGGAGCTGCTGGAAGATTAATCGACCTTACCAGGTTTAACGGGTATGGCGAACTGATTCGTGAACTGGATCAGATATTCGACTTCAATGGAAGTTTAATTGACGAGAGAACAGGTTGGCAGGTAACATACGATGACGAAGGGGATTTGATGCTGGTTGGAGATTGTCCATGGAA GAAATTCCAGCGTACGGTCCGAAGAATGGTTATCTGCCAAAAGAAGGACATTGGGAGGCTGAATCCAAGCTCTCCAAATGGAGTATATGTGTAG
- the LOC126686684 gene encoding auxin response factor 2B-like isoform X2, with protein MASPFHANPTTTVTHIMIKYCMLFEWTARHLSDSSSSSSSSSSSTATATANQRIKEREMGKGNRSKVGHREAKGSNNAATKSRKCGRDTLPPNHHHVDKDDLYKELWQACAGPLVYVPQAGERVVYFPQGHMEQVEAFMNLDTKTEMPPYNLPSKIFCRVLNVQLKAEAGTDEVFAQITLLPEAKQEIVSLLDGNSLTLSRKTCTRSFSKKLTSSDTSTHGGFSVLKRHAEECLPSMDMSGEPPEQKLYAKDVHGYDWCFRHVFRGQPKRHLLTTGWSTFVTSKKLLPGDAFIFLRGENEELRIGVRRAMKQQNNASTSVISACSMQHGILATAVHAINTGTMFMVYFHPWTSPTEFIIPLDQYLESAEIDYSVGTRFRMLFEGEECSEQRIDSFEGSIISSEDVDQFRWPNSEWRSLKVKWDDTSEGLTRPDRVSPWTVEPIEPIKKHTSPLHPSKKARSIDASLSGFPSMIKAGILHGPVENATPNLLGVLQGQEKRDTCVNRFGAHETSILSQLIPQNTEPNNKTLGLENQLCSAMHGAFHPCPSGTILFSGGNLTISDLRNGCRPPLSSYGIPENAIVGTKFSILNVNSCDSGSQGSRTLKLKDANEIPHAPPKGGGRYKLFGVDLDKNPPELPSSQVSTYSDHESLFSPSPMSQSSVSEPSKSTSAATNSDSQCKNCSATDLSCTKVLKYGAAGRLIDLTRFNGYGELIRELDQIFDFNGSLIDERTGWQVTYDDEGDLMLVGDCPWKKFQRTVRRMVICQKKDIGRLNPSSPNGVYV; from the exons ATGGCCTCTCCATTCCATGCCAACCCAACAACGACAGTGACCCACATCATGATTAAATA TTGCATGTTATTTGAGTGGACTGCGAGACACCTGAGTGATTCGTCGTCgtcgtcatcatcatcatcatcaagtACTGCTACTGCTACTGCTA ATCAGAGAATTAAGGAGAGGGAAATGGGCAAGGGAAATAGAAGTAAAGTTGGTCATCGTGAAGCAAAAGGATCAAACAATGCTGCGACCAAATCAAGAAAGTGTGGCAGGGACACCTTGCCTCCTAACCACCATCATG TTGACAAGGATGACTTATACAAGGAATTATGGCAGGCATGTGCCGGCCCTCTTGTTTATGTTCCTCAGGCTGGGGAGAGGGTTGTCTACTTTCCCCAGGGGCACATGGAACAG GTAGAGGCATTCATGAACCTAGATACTAAAACCGAAATGCCTCCCTACAATTTACCTTCGAAGATCTTCTGCAGGGTTCTTAATGTGCAACTGAAG GCGGAAGCTGGAACAGACGAGGTGTTTGCCCAAATAACTTTGCTTCCAGAGGCGAAG CAAGAAATAGTAAGCTTATTGGACGGAAATTCTCTGACTTTGTCTCGCAAAACTTGTACTCGATCCTTCAGCAAGAAACTCACATCATCTGACACGAGCACACATGGAGGATTCTCTGTTCTAAAGCGGCATGCAGAGGAGTGCCTTCCATCCATG GATATGTCTGGAGAGCCCCCAGAACAAAAGCTTTATGCAAAAGACGTGCATGGTTACGACTGGTGCTTCCGACATGTATTTCGGG GTCAGCCAAAGAGGCACTTGCTAACTACTGGTTGGAGCACATTTGTTACTTCAAAAAAACTTCTTCCGGGGGATGCTTTTATCTTCCTTAG GGGAGAAAATGAAGAACTTCGCATAGGGGTCCGTCGTGCAATGAAACAACAGAACAATGCATCAACCAGTGTCATCTCAGCTTGTAGCATGCAGCATGGTATATTGGCTACGGCTGTCCATGCCATCAACACTGGGACCATGTTTATGGTGTACTTCCATCCGTG GACAAGTCCCACGGAATTCATCATTCCTCTTGATCAGTACTTGGAGTCGGCAGAAATTGACTATTCTGTTGGGACAAGGTTCAGAATGCTGTTTGAAGGAGAAGAGTGTTCAGAACAGAG GATTGACAGCTTTGAAGGCAGCATCATTAGCAGTGAAGACGTTGATCAATTTCGGTGGCCCAATTCAGAATGGAGAAGTCTTAag GTAAAATGGGACGACACGTCTGAAGGACTTACACGTCCGGATAGAGTTTCTCCTTGGACAGTTGAACCAATAGAACCCATAAAGAAACATACTTCTCCTCTACACCCATCAAAGAAGGCGCGTTCTATAGATGCATCACTGTCTGGGTTTCCCAGCATGATCAAAGCCG GCATTTTGCATGGCCCAGTTGAAAATGCAACCCCAAATCTCTTGGGGGTCTTGCAAGGTCAAGAAAAGAGGGACACTTGTGTTAACAGATTTGGCGCACATGAAACTTCGATACTCTCACAATTGATTCCTCAAAATACTGAACCAAATAACAAAACGTTAGGGTTGGAGAATCAGTTGTGCTCTGCAATGCATGGCGCGTTTCATCCTTGTCCTAGTGGTACAATATTATTTTCTGGTGGAAACTTAACAATCTCGGATCTTCGTAATGGCTGTCGCCCTCCCCTCAGCTCTTATGGGATTCCTGAAAATGCCATAGTAGGCACAAAATTTTCTATTCTGAATGTCAACTCTTGCGATTCGGGGTCTCAAGGTTCAAGAACTTTGAAACTGAAGGACGCAAACGAAATTCCACACGCTCCACCAAAAGGTGGCGGCAGGTACAAGCTTTTCGGAGTTGATTTAGATAAAAATCCACCGGAGCTCCCTTCATCACAAGTTTCTACTTATAGTGATCATGAAAGTCTCTTTTCTCCCTCTCCAATGTCCCAATCCAGCGTTTCCGAGCCATCTAAGAGTACATCTGCAGCCACTAACTCAGACAGTCAATGCAAGAACTGTTCTGCCACTGATCTGTCTTGCACAAAG GTGCTTAAATATGGAGCTGCTGGAAGATTAATCGACCTTACCAGGTTTAACGGGTATGGCGAACTGATTCGTGAACTGGATCAGATATTCGACTTCAATGGAAGTTTAATTGACGAGAGAACAGGTTGGCAGGTAACATACGATGACGAAGGGGATTTGATGCTGGTTGGAGATTGTCCATGGAA GAAATTCCAGCGTACGGTCCGAAGAATGGTTATCTGCCAAAAGAAGGACATTGGGAGGCTGAATCCAAGCTCTCCAAATGGAGTATATGTGTAG